The stretch of DNA TTaattagcttttttctttccttgccgGATAGGAATGACAAGTTCAACAGCTCGTAGGTTACCGAACCTGCCATGAGTGGTTGttgtgttttgatttggttttggttttgtttgttgttttttgagTGACTTCCAGGATTCCTTTTTAAAGttgaatattatttaaaattatctggGGGTAGAGAGAGAGCGTCCAGTTTGGAATACGGGGAAAGAAGCTCATTGCTGCTGTTACCCCAGGAAGGGCAGTCGGAGCGGGCAGCGGCTGCTGGGAGCCGCGGAGTGCCCGGGGCTCCGGCTGAGCCGGCTTAGAATAAAGCGGCGAGAAAGGGCCGGCTCCGTCTCCCAGAGAATTCCCGGCCTGTAGTAAACTAGGACGAAGTGAGAGGTCTGGTTAAAGATGCAGAACGAAAGGCCCCGGGGTCACCCCGAAACCGGGAGCAGACAGAGGGTGTGGGGGGTTGCGTTCTGTGAGCGTGGCTTTGTGCGTTTTGGAAACGCTCCCCGCTGCCAAGTGTCTGTGGGCCctcccccgcagccccccccgccccgcggaGCCGCGCCGGGGTCCCGGGGCACCTGGCGGGGGGCACCGCTCCTCCCGCCCCGCTGACCCTGCCTCTCTCCCCGGCCTGCAGGTCAAGGTCTGGTTCCAGAACCGGCGCACCAAGCAGAAGAAGGACCAGGGCAAGGACTCCGAGCTGCGGTCGGTGGTGTCCGAGACCGCCGCCACCTGCAGCGTCCTGCGGCTGCTGGAGCAAGGCCGGCTGCTGTCCCCGCCGGGGCTGCCCGGCCTCCTGCCGCCCTGTGCCACGGGCGCGCTGGGCTCGGCGCTGCGCGGGCCCGGCCTGGCCGCGGCgagcggcggcagcgcggcggcggctccgggcggcggcggctccccgCACCCTCCGGCCGCCAGCGGCGCGGCCGGGCCCCCCCCGCCCGCGGCGCTGCacggggcggcggccgcggggcacGGGCTGTTCGGGCTGCCGGTGCCCGCGCTGCTGGGCTCGGTGGCCGGCCGCCTCTCCTCCGCGCCCCTGGCCGTGGCCGGCTCGCTGGCGGGCAACTTGCAGGAACTGTCGGCCCGCTACCTGAGCTCGTCCGCCTTCGAGCCCTACTCCCGGACCAACAATAAAGAGAGCGCTGAGAAAAAAGCACTGGACTGACTCTAAGTACCTTCCCcctatttatatttatagtcTCTATTTGTGGCGGTATTTATGGGACGGGCAGCCGtccccccgctccccgccgcccccgAGCCCCGCGGCGCGGCTCCCTCCGCGggccggggcggagcggggccggggcggagcggggcccggAGCCCGCGGGGCCAGGCGAggcggcggccggggccggggccggggcgcggcgAGGGGCTGCGGGCGCCTCCCGGTGCGCTCCCCCTGCCCCGCGGGCCGTCTGTCGGTGCGGGAGGGGCGATCGCGCTGTTCGTTCGTTTGGGAAGGGACGCAGAGGGTCAGCGGTCGGGGCGAGGGTCGGCCGGGCTCCCTTCGACCGGCTTTAGCCAATGCCGAACGAGGGAGCCGGATTTCGGAGAGAGGAGGATGGAGCTGCCAGGTGATGCCcgttttggggtgttttttttctgtctcccaGACTCAGTGATTTCTAAGCACAAAGGTTTTGGGGCCCCACCTGTGGCCCCTGTTTACCCCCACACTCGCTGCACTACAGCCCCGACCGAGCCCTTAGCACCAGTCAGGAAAGCCTCCagcaacttttctttttcacgGTAAATCTTGAATGTGGGAAGGGCCGAAACGGACTGAACGTACAGTCACGAATAGGGGAGACAGAAACCAGTGGCTGCAGAAATTTTGCATAAAATTGTCTCTTCCTTCGAGATAACACAAtgcctcccttttttttttttttttttttttttttgcttttttcctttttttcttttttttaatttgaattccGACGGGCCTGTCCCGCGGAGATTATCTGCAAAAACAAGTCCGCAGATAAATCATGGAACTCACGAATCTATTTGTATCTAGATCTGTTACgatcataattttaatttttattgctctatttgatttttccaaataatttcaaCGTTCAtctaaacacaaaaaaaccctgtagcCTTCCTTCCTCCTAAAATAACCCTCTCGCATATTGCTCACACTTCATTTAAAACgaatgtaaaatataaaaatcgtatcttttgttgttatttttgtactttaaaaCACATCTATGtaacaaagttttttttttttttca from Vidua chalybeata isolate OUT-0048 chromosome 8, bVidCha1 merged haplotype, whole genome shotgun sequence encodes:
- the VAX1 gene encoding ventral anterior homeobox 1, with the translated sequence MFGKQDKMDVRCSSETEANRVSKNGHKEGKESKGSEGNISTSFLKDQQGTFSASAATEGCNKNKSSSADPDYCRRILVRDAKGSIREIILPKGLDLDRPKRTRTSFTAEQLYRLEMEFQRCQYVVGRERTELARQLNLSETQVKVWFQNRRTKQKKDQGKDSELRSVVSETAATCSVLRLLEQGRLLSPPGLPGLLPPCATGALGSALRGPGLAAASGGSAAAAPGGGGSPHPPAASGAAGPPPPAALHGAAAAGHGLFGLPVPALLGSVAGRLSSAPLAVAGSLAGNLQELSARYLSSSAFEPYSRTNNKESAEKKALD